Below is a genomic region from Thermithiobacillus tepidarius DSM 3134.
CTACGACGAATACCAGCAGCAGCTCAAGGAGATCGAGCGGCGCCTGCGGCTCATGCTGCGGCAGTTGCCCAGCCAGACGGAGATCCCCTCGCTGCTGGACGACATCACCCTGGCGGGGCGCAGTCGCGGCCTCGATTTCGAGCTGTTCCAGCCGCTGCCCGAGCAGGCCTTGGAGTTCAATGCCGAAGTGCCGGTCAAGATCAAGGTGCTGGGCGGCTACGACGCCATGGGCAATTTCGCCGCCGCGGTTGCCGCGATGCCGCGCATCGTCACCCTGCACGACCTGGACATCAAGCGCGTGGCCGATGCCGGCGCCGCCGCCACTGCCCCCGCCCAGAGCGGCGCCGCGGGCGCCGAAGTACTGCGGCTGGAATGCACGGCCAAGACCTATCGCTACCTGGACGAGGCGGAAGTCAAGGCCCGCGCCCAGGCCCAGAAGGAGGCGAAGTCATGAAGCAATCCAAGCCCCGCCCGCACAGGTCGGCAGCCGCCGTGCTTGCCCGCGGCGCCGCCTGCGCTCTCGGTTTCGCCGTGCTGGCCGGCTGCGGCAGCTCGGATGATAACCTGGCGGATCTGCGCCAGTTCGTGGCGGAGGGGGCGGGCAAGACGAAAAAGATCGAGCCCCTGCCCGAGCCGCCCCTGCCCAGCATCATCGCCTACACGGGCGAGGACGGCCGCAATCCCTTCACCAGTTTCGAGGAAAGCCGCCGGCGCGAGCGGGCCATGGAAATCGCCAAGGGGCCCAAGCCCAACCCCAATCGCCCGCGCCAGCCCCTGGAAGAGTTCGACCTGGCCAGCCTGACCCTGGTCGGCATCGTGCATGACGTCCAGCACCGCCCCTGGGCCATCATCAAGGGGCCGGACAACAATACCTATCGGATCACGCGGGGCAGCTACCTGGGCAAAAACGAAGGACAGGTGATCGACATCATCCAGAAGCCGGGAGAAGCGACCCTGCGCATCGTGGAGCTGGTGCCCAGCCTGGACGGCGGCTTCGAAAAGCGGGAGCAACGCCTGGCAATGAACCGGATGCCCTGACGGCGCGATCCGGCGCGGCAAGCGGCACTCGATGTGAAAAAAATAACGAAGGACCGGTGACAAGGCCGGTTTGAGCCACAGAGGTTAGTGCATGAACAAAGCAAAACAACAAGACCGACGGAAGTCGTCCCAGGCACACGCGGCCCCGCTGCTGCCGCACCATGCGCGGCGCCCCCTGCGCCTGGCCCTGGTCTTGCTCGGCATCGGCGCCCTGCCCGCTCTCGCCGCCATCGAGCCCCCGGTTCAGCCTGCCGCCGCCAGCCAGGCCGCAGCGGGCCAGGCGGCGCTCATCGACGGGCTGGTGCAGCAGCAGGGTGCCAGGGGCGGGATCCTGATCCAGGCGCGCCAGCGGCCCGACTACGATGTCAACGTGCTGGACGACGGCCGGCGGGTGCAGATCGACTTCCTGAACACCCGCTTCGGCCCGGCCGTGCAGCCGGTCAGGGGCAGCGGCAACGTGCAGCTCATCAAACCCAGCAATCTGCCCGCCTCTCACACGGCCCGCCTGGAGCTCCTGCTCAATCAGCCCATGCCGGTGATGGTCGAACCCGCGGCCAGCGGCTATCGCATCGCTTTCGCCTCTGCCTTCGCCACCGCGCCCGCAGCGCCGGTGTCCGCCGCCCAGGCGGCATCCGTGCCGCCGGCGGGCGCCGTCAGCCCGGCGACGCCCGCCATCGCCGACATGACCTTCCACCGCGGCGCGAACAATGCCGGCCGCATGGAGATCCAAGTCGCCCAGGGCACGCCCTCGCCCGACGTGCAGCGGCAGGGCGACCGCCTCCTGGTGGATCTGCCCAATACCCGCTTGCCCGCCCATTTGGAGCGCCGGCTGGACGTCACCGAGTTCGGCACGCCGGTGCGCACCGTGGACAGCTATCAGCGCGGCCGGGACACCCGGCTCGTCTTCACCGTGCCCGCCGCCTTCGACTATACCGCCTATCAGGTAGGCAGCAAATTGGTGGTGGAGGTCAAGCCGCGCGCGCTGTCCCGCGCCGACGATCCGTCCAAGGCGGAGCCGGGCAAGCCCTACACCGGGGCGCGCTTCAGCATGGACTTCCAGGCCATCGACATCCGCAACGCCCTGCAGGTGATCGCCGACTTCACCGGCCTGAACATCGTCATGGCCGACAACGTGACCGGCACCCTGACCATGCGCCTGAAGAACGTGCCCTGGGATCAGGCCCTGGACGTGATCCTGGAATCCAAGGGGCTCGGCATGCGGCGGGACGGCAACGTGATCTGGGTGGCGCCGCAAAAGGACCTGGACGCGGCCGAAGAGGCGCGGCTCAAGGCCGAGCAAAGCAAGATCAAGCTGGAGCCGCTCGTCACCGAGCTGATCCAGGTCAACTACGCCAAGGCGGAGGAGCTGGCCGAGCTGCTCAAGGCGAGCTCCGGCACGAGCACCACCACCAGCCGCACCAACACCAGCCTGGACGGCACCCGCCAGGAAACGGAAACCTACCGCACCGGCCTGCTCACGTCTCTGGGCCTGAGCGGCCAACTGGGCAACAACCTGTTGTCCGAGCGCGGCGCGGTGACGGTGGACAACCGCACCAACTCCCTGCTCGTCAAGGAAACCCCCAGCAACCTGGCCAACATCAAGCTGCTGATCGCGAAGCTCGACCGGCCGGTGCGCCAGATCATGATCGAAAGTCGCATCGTGGTGGCCACCACCAACGCCAGCCGCTCCTTGGGCGTGCAATGGGGCGGCAGCTACAACGACACCACCGGCTACGACTTCCCCTACTCCATCGACCTGTCCGGCGCCTATGCGGGCGGCCAGGTCGGCGGCGCCCGGGGCGTGGTCACCCCCTCGCCCGTGGTCAACTTCCCGGCCACCCCCACCAGCGGCTTCACGCCCGCCAGCCTCGGCTTCCGCCTGGGCAGCTTCCTGGGCAACAAGATCCTCGACTTCCAGTTGTCCGCCATCGAAGCCGAAGGCCAGGGCAAGGTGGTGTCCAGCCCGCGCGTGATCACCGCCGACCAGCAGAAAGCCATTATCGAGCAGGGCAAGGAAATCCCCTACCAGCAGGCCACCAGCAGCGGTGCCACCGCCGTCAGCTTCAAGAAGGCCGTGCTGAGCCTGGAAGTCACGCCGCGCATCACCCCGGACGGCAAGGTCAATCTGGACGTCTTCGCCACCCGCGACTCCAAGGGCGAGATCGTCCCCGGCGGCGTGGCCATCGACACCCGCAAGGTCAAGACCAAGGTGCTGGTGGACAACGGCGAGACCGTGGTGATCGGCGGCATCTACGAAGAAGAGGAAAACCAGCAGGAAACCGGCGTGCCGGGCTTGAGAAAGTTGCCGCTGCTGGGCCATCTGTTCAAAAACCGGACAAGGACCAAGAACCAGACGGAACTGCTCATCTTCCTGACACCGAAGATCCTGGATGGGCCGGTGCCGGAGTCGCGTTAAGCGCAACTGACACAGTGTGGCGCCCCTGCTTTTGCGATGCTCTTGCTGCAGGTATGCGGGAGTGCGGGCAGCAGCACCGCACCAACCGCTTCCGGCGTGGATGGCGTAACAGGGGTTACCCTCGCAACCAGCAAAACGAGCGTCAAATCGGATAATTCAGACAGCGCGACCGTTATTGCAACCGTTCTGGGTGTGGGAAATTCGGCCATGGCCGGTGTACCCGTCACCTTCAGCGCAAGCGGGGGACAGATCAGCGCTTCGACGGTAACCACTGACGCCAGCGGCAGGGCCACCGTGAGCTTCTCTTCCGGCACCCTCGACAAGAGCAACCGGACGGTGACTGTCACCGCTTCCGTCAACGGCACCAGCAGTGCCCAGATTCCCGTTCAGATCCAAGGGTCGACGCTGAAGCTGAGTGTGGATACTACCAGCATCGTCAGCAACGGAACGTCTCCCGCCACGCTGACGGTGACCGCCAAGGATGCCAGCGGCAATCCGGTCTACAATGCGCCGGTGACGTTGTCGCTGGCCAATAACCCGGGTGACGGCTCGGCCACCTTGTCGCCCGTATCCGGCAACACGGATGTGAATGGGCGAATGACGGCCACAGTGACGGGTACCAGGGCGGGTCCGATCACCGTGAATGTCAGTGCCTTGGGAACCGCCGCCGCCCAATCGCTCACGGTCAGCGATGCGGGCAGCGAATTCAAGATCGTATCGCCTGTGGCTGACCCGATCGCGGCAAGTTTGAATTCTGCGCTCGCTTTCACTGTCCAGGCGCTTCCCGGTCAAGTCAAAGTGCGCTTTGCAAGCACTTTGGGCAAGTGGTCGGAAAACGGGGCTTCTGTTTATGACGCGACAGTGGTCGGGGGTACGGCAACGGCCACCCTGTCCTCGACGAATGCGGGGGTGGCCAACGTGCAGGCCCAAGGCATTGACGCGGGAGGCAACGTCACCGACTCCGATGGCCATACGGTCACCTTCACCTCCAGCGTGGCGGCAACCATCACGCTGCAGTCCAACGTGAACGTGCTGGCGCCCAGCACTGGCGGGACCACCAATTCGGCCGTGCTGACCGCCACGGTCAGAGATGCCAGCAACCAGCTGGTGGGCAACGCGCCGGTCGCCTTTTCCATCGTAAATCCCACGGGCGGTGGCGAAACCATATCGCCGGTCGTGCAGTTGACCTCGGCTAATACCAGCGCGCCGCTGGGCCAAGCCAATGCGACCTTTACTTCGGGCTCGCTGCCGTCCGGGGCCGGCGGGGTGACCGTGGTGGCGACTGTCGTGGGCACATCGATATCCGCGAGTACCAAAATCGTCATTGGCAATACCGCCGGGTCCGTGGTGATCGGGCAGGCTTCCAAGGTGGTGGTGCCCAACACGACCACCTACCAGTTGCCCATGTCGGTGCTCGTGGCTGATTCCAACGGCAATCCGGTGGCGAATACCACCGTCAATCTGAGCGCCTGGCCAGTACAGTATCAGACCGGCACTTATGCTCATGATAGCGCGGGGGCGTGTACGGTCACCAATGACGATGGGATCAACAATACCACCAGCGGCGACCTCCTGATTGGCGGCATCACTGGCACTTTCAACAATGAAGACGTCAATGAGAACCTGATGCTGGATGCAGGCGAGGATTTGAATGGCGATGGCGTGTTGACGCCGCCCAATTCGGCGGTGGGCTCGCTGCCGGCCACGGTGACCACCGACAGCAACGGCGTGGCCAATTTCAACCTGACCTATCTGAAGCAAAGCGGCACCTGGATCGTGGCGCGCATCAGGGCCAAGACGCAGGTGCAAGGCACGGAGGCGACTTCGAGCATAAACTTCGTACTGCCGGTGGCGCAGGACGAGTTGAGAGCGTGTGACTTGCCCAACTCCACTTACCGGTAGGAGTGAAACCAAACAGTGAAACTGCTCTATACCCCGCCCTTGTGGCGGGGTATCCTTGTTGAAATGCCTGCGTGACGAGCAGTTCGGCAGCGGTATGGCGAATGAGCGCCAAACTGCCATGAGGGTTTCAATTTCAGCTATCCGTGTGAATCGCATGCAAAGCGTCATCCTCATCGGCCCCATGGGGGCCGGCAAGTCCACGGTCGGCCGGCTTTTAGCCGGCCGACTGCATTTGCCGTTTTACGATTCCGACAGCGTGATCGTGCAGCGCACCGGGGTGTCGATTCCGACCATCTTCGAGATCGAGGGCGAGGACGGCTTCCGGGCCCGGGAGGCGCGGGTGCTGGCGGACCTGGCCGGGATGGGGCCCATGGTGCTGGCGACGGGCGGCGGCATCGTGCTGCGGCCGGAAAACCGGGCGCGGCTCAAGGCCATGGGCCGGGTGGTGTATCTGGACGTGAGCGTGGACGAGCAGTTGCGGCGGGTGCGCATGGACAGCAATCGTCCGCTGCTGCAGGTGGCCGACCCGCGCGCGCGCCTGGAAACGCTGCAAGGCGAGCGGGCGCCGCTCTATCGCGAGCTGGCGGATCTGACGCTGCGGACCGACGGGTTGCGGGCCGAGCAGGTGGTGGGCCAGATCGTGAAATTCCTGAAGGACGACGGAGCGGACGGCGGTTGCGGAAAAGCGTAAAAGGTGTAAGGATCATGCCTCGTACGTCCGACTGCATTTCCAAGACCATGAGAACCTTGACCGTCGAGCTAGGCCCTCGCGCCTATCCCATTCATATCGGCGCGGGCCTGCTGTGCCGGCCCGAGCTGCTGGAGCCCGCCCTGGGCAAGGGCCCCGTGGCCGTGGTGACCAACACCACGGTGGGGCCGCTGTACCTGCCGACCCTGCGCGAGACCCTGCAGGCCATGGGCCGGGAGCCCGTGGTGATCGAGCTGCCCGACGGCGAACAGTACAAGACGCTGGCCGCCATCGAGCAGATCGTGGACCAACTGCTGGCCCATGGCTGCGACCGCAGCACCACCCTGCTCGCCCTCGGCGGCGGCGTGGTGGGCGACATCACCGGCTTCGCGGCTTCCGTGTACCAGCGCGGCGTGCCCTTCGTGCAGATTCCCACGACGCTGCTGGCCCAGGTGGATTCCTCGGTGGGCGGCAAGACCGGGGTCAATCATCCGCGCGGCAAGAACATGATCGGCACCTTCTATCAGCCCCGTGCCGTGCTGATCGACACGGATACGCTGAAGACGCTGCCGGAGCGGGAGTATCGCTCGGGCATCGCCGAGGTCATCAAGTACGGGCTCATCGTCGACCAGGGCTTCTTCAACTACCTGGAGGACAACATGGACGCCCTGCTGGCCCAGGAGCCGGGGGTGCTCGCTCACGTGATCGAGCAGTCCTGCGCCGACAAGGCCTGGGTGGTGGCCAAGGACGAGACCGAGGGCGGCCTGCGCGCCATCCTGAACCTGGGGCACACCTTCGGCCATGCCATCGAGGCGGCCACCGGCTACGGCACCTACCTGCACGGCGAGGCGGTGGCCATCGGCATGGCCATGGCCGCGGACCTGTCGCGGCGCCTGGATCTCCTGCGCGAAAGCGAGCAGAGTGCCATCTATCGCCTGATCAAGCGCGCCGGGCTGCCGACCGCGGCCCCGGCCCTGCCGGTGGCCGACTATCTGCGCTACATGCGCGTGGACAAGAAGGCGCAGGAAGGGCGCATGCGCTTCGTGCTGCTGACCGCCATCGGCGAGGCGACCATCACCGGCGATGTCCCGGAGGCGGCGGTGATCGAGGCGATA
It encodes:
- a CDS encoding type IV pilus inner membrane component PilO; its protein translation is MSWDEIRNLQPDDFFRWPLKTQLGAVAVVALFLGIFFYLFLLKPLNEQYASLQGEEEFLKGQVREKQRLAAHYDEYQQQLKEIERRLRLMLRQLPSQTEIPSLLDDITLAGRSRGLDFELFQPLPEQALEFNAEVPVKIKVLGGYDAMGNFAAAVAAMPRIVTLHDLDIKRVADAGAAATAPAQSGAAGAEVLRLECTAKTYRYLDEAEVKARAQAQKEAKS
- a CDS encoding pilus assembly protein PilP yields the protein MKQSKPRPHRSAAAVLARGAACALGFAVLAGCGSSDDNLADLRQFVAEGAGKTKKIEPLPEPPLPSIIAYTGEDGRNPFTSFEESRRRERAMEIAKGPKPNPNRPRQPLEEFDLASLTLVGIVHDVQHRPWAIIKGPDNNTYRITRGSYLGKNEGQVIDIIQKPGEATLRIVELVPSLDGGFEKREQRLAMNRMP
- a CDS encoding type IV pilus secretin PilQ → MNKAKQQDRRKSSQAHAAPLLPHHARRPLRLALVLLGIGALPALAAIEPPVQPAAASQAAAGQAALIDGLVQQQGARGGILIQARQRPDYDVNVLDDGRRVQIDFLNTRFGPAVQPVRGSGNVQLIKPSNLPASHTARLELLLNQPMPVMVEPAASGYRIAFASAFATAPAAPVSAAQAASVPPAGAVSPATPAIADMTFHRGANNAGRMEIQVAQGTPSPDVQRQGDRLLVDLPNTRLPAHLERRLDVTEFGTPVRTVDSYQRGRDTRLVFTVPAAFDYTAYQVGSKLVVEVKPRALSRADDPSKAEPGKPYTGARFSMDFQAIDIRNALQVIADFTGLNIVMADNVTGTLTMRLKNVPWDQALDVILESKGLGMRRDGNVIWVAPQKDLDAAEEARLKAEQSKIKLEPLVTELIQVNYAKAEELAELLKASSGTSTTTSRTNTSLDGTRQETETYRTGLLTSLGLSGQLGNNLLSERGAVTVDNRTNSLLVKETPSNLANIKLLIAKLDRPVRQIMIESRIVVATTNASRSLGVQWGGSYNDTTGYDFPYSIDLSGAYAGGQVGGARGVVTPSPVVNFPATPTSGFTPASLGFRLGSFLGNKILDFQLSAIEAEGQGKVVSSPRVITADQQKAIIEQGKEIPYQQATSSGATAVSFKKAVLSLEVTPRITPDGKVNLDVFATRDSKGEIVPGGVAIDTRKVKTKVLVDNGETVVIGGIYEEEENQQETGVPGLRKLPLLGHLFKNRTRTKNQTELLIFLTPKILDGPVPESR
- a CDS encoding beta strand repeat-containing protein; translation: MLLLQVCGSAGSSTAPTASGVDGVTGVTLATSKTSVKSDNSDSATVIATVLGVGNSAMAGVPVTFSASGGQISASTVTTDASGRATVSFSSGTLDKSNRTVTVTASVNGTSSAQIPVQIQGSTLKLSVDTTSIVSNGTSPATLTVTAKDASGNPVYNAPVTLSLANNPGDGSATLSPVSGNTDVNGRMTATVTGTRAGPITVNVSALGTAAAQSLTVSDAGSEFKIVSPVADPIAASLNSALAFTVQALPGQVKVRFASTLGKWSENGASVYDATVVGGTATATLSSTNAGVANVQAQGIDAGGNVTDSDGHTVTFTSSVAATITLQSNVNVLAPSTGGTTNSAVLTATVRDASNQLVGNAPVAFSIVNPTGGGETISPVVQLTSANTSAPLGQANATFTSGSLPSGAGGVTVVATVVGTSISASTKIVIGNTAGSVVIGQASKVVVPNTTTYQLPMSVLVADSNGNPVANTTVNLSAWPVQYQTGTYAHDSAGACTVTNDDGINNTTSGDLLIGGITGTFNNEDVNENLMLDAGEDLNGDGVLTPPNSAVGSLPATVTTDSNGVANFNLTYLKQSGTWIVARIRAKTQVQGTEATSSINFVLPVAQDELRACDLPNSTYR
- the aroK gene encoding shikimate kinase AroK, coding for MQSVILIGPMGAGKSTVGRLLAGRLHLPFYDSDSVIVQRTGVSIPTIFEIEGEDGFRAREARVLADLAGMGPMVLATGGGIVLRPENRARLKAMGRVVYLDVSVDEQLRRVRMDSNRPLLQVADPRARLETLQGERAPLYRELADLTLRTDGLRAEQVVGQIVKFLKDDGADGGCGKA
- the aroB gene encoding 3-dehydroquinate synthase — its product is MRTLTVELGPRAYPIHIGAGLLCRPELLEPALGKGPVAVVTNTTVGPLYLPTLRETLQAMGREPVVIELPDGEQYKTLAAIEQIVDQLLAHGCDRSTTLLALGGGVVGDITGFAASVYQRGVPFVQIPTTLLAQVDSSVGGKTGVNHPRGKNMIGTFYQPRAVLIDTDTLKTLPEREYRSGIAEVIKYGLIVDQGFFNYLEDNMDALLAQEPGVLAHVIEQSCADKAWVVAKDETEGGLRAILNLGHTFGHAIEAATGYGTYLHGEAVAIGMAMAADLSRRLDLLRESEQSAIYRLIKRAGLPTAAPALPVADYLRYMRVDKKAQEGRMRFVLLTAIGEATITGDVPEAAVIEAIQSHMEGR